The segment GCCGCGCGCATCTTGCCGCTGGCGAAGGCCGCGTCGGTGTGGTACTCGTCGCCAAGGAAGGTGCCGGCGGGAGAGAGTTCGGTCATGCCATATCCCTGCACGAACTTCGCGTTGCGGAAGGTGGCCTGCGCTCGCCGCAGCAACGCCTGGGAAATCGGTGAAGCGCCGTACCCGATCATGCGCAGCGAAGACAGGTCGAGAGTGCCGGACAGCGAAGCGTTGGCATCCATCCAGTCCAGCAGCAGCTGGATCATGGTCGGCGCTAGCATCAGTTCGTTGACGCCATAGCGGGAGATGGCCTCCAGAACGCCTTGCGGGGTGAACGAGGGCAGCACCACATGGACGCCGCCGTTCATGAACAGCGCGTTGACCGACGAGAAGCTGCCCAGGTGGAACATCGGCATGGCGTGCAGGTAAACCGTGCCGGGCGCGCAGCGGCCAGTGACCAGCGAGGCCATGCCCGAGATCCCGAGGTTGTAGTGGCTCAGCATCACGCCCTTGGGATAGCCCGTGGTGCCGCCCGTGTAGAAAATCCCGGCGAGGTCCTCGCCATGGCGCCAGGCGTCCTCGACCGGCTCGTTGGCGGCAATCAGCGCCTCATAGTCCAGCATCCCGGCTGGTGCCTTGCCAGCGCCCGCATAGATGACGTGGCGCACGGTGCGGCCCTCTTTGGCCAGGCGCGACGCGACATCCTTGAAATTGTCGTCGACAATAAGCACGTGGGTGCCCGAATCGTCCAGCGCGTACAGCATTTCCGCGGGGCTCCAGCGGATATTGACGGGATTGAGCACGCCGCCTGCCCATGGCACCGCCATGTCGTACTCCAGGTAGCGCACGGAATTGAGTGACAGCATCGCCACCCGCTCGCCGCCATGAATGCCAAGGCGGCGCAGCGCCCCCGCCAGCGATGCCACCCGTTGCGCGAACTGCGCAAAGGTCAGCCGCTCATCGCCACAGCACACCGCGACGGTGTCAGGTTGTTGCCGTACTGCACGGTGCAGCCCCTGCGTGAAATACATGTCATCTCCTCCCGGGAATATCGGCCGAGCCGGCGACAACCCTGCTAGGCATGGCTGCACCGGCCGGCATGCTGGCAGCAATGGTGCAGGCGCTGCGGGGTAGGACCCCCACCCCATGGCAGGGGGGGGTGATACGCGGCGATCGCCCGATACTGGTTGCGCGATATCGACGACAGCAGGAGACAAGCATGCAACAGGCATTCCCCCTACCCTTCCCCGACAGCACCAGGTGCCCAGAATGAGCGGGGGTCCACTGCACGGCGTGCGCGTCCTGGATCTCACCTCGGTCCTGATGGGCCCGTATGCGACCCAGATCCTTGGCGACTATGGCGCCGACGTGATCAAGGTCGAACCGCCCACGGGCGACAACGTCCGCAACATTGGCCCGTCCCGGCACGCGGGCATGGCTGGCGTCTTCCTGCACGCGAACCGCAACAAGCGCAGCGTGGTGCTGGACCTGAAGCAGCCCGCGGGACGCGACGCCTTGCTGCGGCTGGCCGCCGATGTCGACGTGCTGATCTACAACGTGCGGCCGCAGGCCATGGCGCGGCTCGGGCTGGATTACGAGACCGTGCGCGCGGTCAATCCCGCCATCCTGTATGTGGGCGTGTACGGCTATGGACAGCGCGGTCCCTACGCCGCGCGTCCCGCCTACGACGACCTGATCCAGGGTGCCGTGGGGATTCCGACGCTTGCCACGCTGGCCGGCTCGGATGTGCCGCGCTATGCGCCCAGCGCCATGGCTGACCGCATCGTCGGTATCAGCGCCGTGGGCGCGGTTGCGGCGGCGCTGTTCCACCGCGAGCGCACCGGCGAAGGCCAGTCCATCGAGATTCCGATGTTCGAGACCATGGCGCAGTTCGTGCTGGGTGACCACATGTACGGGCATACCTTCGACCCGCCGCAAGGACCGGCCGGCTACGCGCGCCTGCTCAACGAGTACCGCCGGCCCTACCGCACGCTCGATGGCTACCTGTGCGTCATGGTCTACAACGACAAGCAGTGGCGCACCTTTTTCGAACTGATCGGGCAACCGGAAGTAATGGAGAGCGATCCGCGCTTCAATTCGATCGCGTCGCGCACCGAGAACATCCGCGACCTGTATCGCATGCTGGCCGAGGTCATCGCCACCCGTACCACGGCGCAATGGCAGGCGTTGCTCGAAGCCGCCGATATCCCGGTGATGCCGCTGCATACCATCGAATCGCTGATGGACGACCCGCACCTGCGCGCGGTCGGCTTCCTTGACACCGTGGAGCATCCCAGCGAAGGGCGGATGCGATCGATGGCCGTGCCTTCGAGTTGGTCGGCGACCCAGCCCGGCATTGCGCGCCACGCGCCGCGCCTGGGCCAGCACAGCGCCGAAGTCCTCCGCGAGGCCGGCTACAGCAACAGCCAGATCGAAGCCTTGTGCGCGCAGGGCGTCACGCGGCTGGATGACTGAAGTGCCTACTTCTGCTTCAAGCCCTTCCCGTATTCAATCTTTGGAGCCCACTTGACTTCAAACCTCTCCTCCCTCTCCCTGTCGGCGATACCGCCGGCAGACGAGGCGCTGCGCCAGCCGGTCCGGGACTTTGTGCAAGCCGAGCTTGTCGGCACTGCGCCGGACCTGCGCGCACGCTCCTGGCTCGGGTTCAGTGCCGAATTCAGCCGCGCGCTTGGCGCGCAGGGGCTGATCGGCCTGACCATGCCGCGCGAGCATGGCGGCGCCGGGCGCAGTGCCTTTGCCCGCTTTGTCATGATCGAGGAAATGCTGGCCGCCGGCGCGCCGGTGGCCGGCCACTGGGTCGCCGACCGCCAGACCGCGCCGCTGATCCTGCATTACGGCACGCCCGCGCAGCGCGAGTTCTTCCTGCCGCGCATCATCGCCGGAGAAATGATTATCGCCATAGGCCTGAGCGAGCCCGACACGGGTTCCGACCTTGCCAGCGTACGCACGCGCGCCGTGCGCACCGAGACCGGCTGGCGCATCAACGGGCGCAAGATCTGGACGAGCAATGCCCATCGCGCGCATTACACCTGCGCGCTGGTGCGGACCTCCGGCACGCCCGACGACCGCCACAAGGGCTTGTCGCAATTGCTGATCGACATGTCGCTGCCGGGCGTATCGGTGCGGCCCATTCCCGATATCGCCGGCGACAGCCATTTCTGCGAAGTGCTGTTCGAAGACGTGGACGTGCCCGCGGACGCTTTGCTCGGCGAGGAAGGTTCGGGCTGGCGGCAGGTCACTTCCGAGCTGGCCTTCGAGCGCAGCGGCCCGGAGCGCATCTATTCGAGCCTGGTGCTGGTCGAGACGTGGCTGGCCGAACTGCGCCAGCTTGGCGAGGTCCCGCTCGCCGTGCAGGCAATCGCCGGGCGCATGGCGGGCCGCATGGCGGTGCTGCGCGCCATGTCGATTGCGGTCGCTGCCTGCCTGGAAGCCGGGGAGAACCCGGAACAGGAGGCCTCGCTGGTCAAGGACCTGGGCACTGAGTTCGAGCAGGCGGTGCAGGACTGGATCGCACAGGCACTTGAGCTGACACCCGGGCACGAAGCGTCGGACGCACTGCTGCGCACGCTGGCCTACGTGAGCCTGATCTCGCCTACCTACTCCATCCGCGGTGGCACCCGCCACATCATGCGCAGCATCATCGCGCGCGGCATCGGACTTCGCTGAACGACACACCATGACCGATTCCATTCTTGATGGCTTCCAGCGCGCGCTGCAGGACGTCTGCACGGACGAGCGGCTGCGCCGCACCGAAGCGGGCGAAGGCGCCGCGCAACTGTGGGCAGAGATCGACGCGCTGGGCTACACCGACGCGCTGGCAAGCGAGGCCCACGGCGGCTTCGGGTTGCCCTTGGCCAGCTTCTACCCGCTAGCTTTTGCCGCGGGGCATGCCGGCCTGGGCCTGCCGTTCGCCGAGACCGCCATGGCGCGTGCGCTGCTGGCCGAGGCTGGGCATGCCGCCGGTCCGGGTTGCATCGCCATTGCAGTCGCGACAGTCAAGGGCGAGGGGCTGGTCTGCCGTGACACGCCCGGCGCTGCGCTGTGCTCGCATGTGCTTGCGTCGCTGGATGGCAACTGGCTGCTGCTGCCCACCGCCGCCGCCAGGACTACGCCCGGCTTCTACCGGCCGCAGGCATCGGCCACGCTGCTCTGGGAGAACGCGGCGGAAGCTGAAGCCAGCTTTGCCGTGGGCGATGCCGATGCCGAAACGCTTTGCAATGCACTGCATGCCGCCGGCATGGCCGGCGCCATGGCGCGCGTCAGCGAACTGTCCGCGCTGTATGCCAATGACCGTGTCCAGTTCGGCCGCCCCATCGGCAAGTTCCAGGCGGTGCAGCAAGACCTGAGCGTACTGGCCGAGCAGGCAGCCTCCGCCGACATTGGCGCGCGCATCGGCTGCGCCAGCGCCACGTATCGACCCGCTCCGCTGCTCGCCGCCGCGGCCAAGCTGCGTGCCTGCGAAGCCGCAGAGAAAGTCACTGCCCTCGCCCATGCCGTGCACGGCGCCATCGGCATCACCGAGGAACACATCCTCGGCTGCTTCACGCGCCGGCTGCATGAATGGCGCATGGCGCCGGGCACGGCCGGGCGTTGCGCGGCCGTGCTCGGACAGGCGCTGCTGGCCGAGCACGGCCTGTCCATGCTCGATTTCGTGCGGTTGCGGCTGGCGCCCGGCGCCGACGCACTGGCGGCCGCGGCATAAACCGCTGGCTGCGCTGCCTTCTTTTCATCTCTCACTACAGACCAGGACTTACCATGGGACCTCTCTCAGGTGTCAAGATCGTTGAACTAGCCGGCATCGGCCCCGGCCCCATGGCGGCCATGCTGCTGGCCGACATGGGTGCGGAAGTATTGCGCATCGACCGTGTCGAGCCGGCTGACCTCGGCGTCAAGAAGCCGCTCAAGTACAACCTGCTCGCCCGCAACCGCAAGGCGATAGCGTTGGACCTGAAGGATCCGGCTTCGGTCCGCCTGGTGCTGGATCTTGTGGCAGGTGCCGATGCCCTGCTCGAAGGCTTCCGCCCCGGCGTGACGGAACGCCTCGGTCTTGGCCCCGACGCTTGCCTGGCGCGCAATCCGAAGCTGGTCTATGGCCGCATCACCGGGTGGGGCCAGACCGGGCCCTTGGCACACGCGGCCGGGCATGACGTCAACTACATCTCGCTCAGCGGCGCATTGCATGCGATCGGTGGCAACGGCCAGCCTCCGGCGATTCCGCTCGCGCTGCTGGGCGACATGAGCGGCGGCGCTTACATGGCGCTGGGCGTGGTCGCCGCCATCCTGGAGGCACGCGGCTCGGGCCAGGGCCAGGTCGTGGATGCGGCAATTTCGGACAGCACCGCGCATCTGGCAACGAGCTTCTACGCGCTGGTGCAAGGCGGACAGTGGAAGCTGGAACGGGGCACGAACGTGCTCGACACCGGCGCGCCCTGGTACAACTGCTATGAGTGTGCCGACGGCGGCTGGATCTCTGTCGGGCCGATCGAAGCGCGCTTCTATGCGCAGTTGCTGAAGCGTCTGGAGATCGATCCCGCAACGCTTGGCGCCCAATATGACACCGCCAGCTGGTCGCAGTCGCGCGAGGTGCTGGAACGGGTGTTCCGCTCAAAGACGCGCGATGCATGGTGCGCGTTGCTGGAAGGCACCGATGTTTGCTTCGCGCCGGTGCTGACCTTTACCGAGGCGCCCGAGCATGCGCACATGAAGGCGCGTGGCACCTTTGTCGAAGTCGACGGCATTGTCCAGCCGGCCCCGGCGCCACGCTTCAGCCGCACGCGTTCGGCCACGCCGACCGGGCCGCAGGAACCGGTGACGAAGGGGTTGGCGCGCGTATTGGCCGGTTGGCTCCCGGCGGAGGCGCTGAAGAGCTTGCCCTGAGCAGTTCACGCTGCTGACTGGTTCTCCATACCACACGCTTTCTCCCTCTCCCACTTCTGGGAGAGGGAGCCAACAATCGCAGTTTTGGTTTTGGCAACCTCAGCAGGCGATAGCCTTGTGCTCCATATATTCAGCCAACCCATAAACACCACACTCGCGCCCATTGCCCGAGCGCTTGTAGCCACCGAACGGCGCCCCCAGGTCCGCGCTCGCGCCGTTAATGCGCACCGTGCCGGCGCGCAGCCGTTGCGCCACGCGCCGCGCATGCGCCGCATCGCCTGACCAGACATAGGCGGCAAGTCCGTACTCCGTGTCGTTGGCGATGGCCACGGCCTCTTCCTCCGTGTCATACGGCATGATCGCCAGCACCGGGCCGAAGATCTCCTCCCGCGCAATGGTGGCATCATTGCCGACGTCGGCGAACACCGTCGGTCGCACGAAGAAGCCCTTGTCCAGTCCATCCGGTCGGCCGGTGCCGCCCGCCACCAGCCGTGCGCCTTCTTCGATGCCAATGCCGATCATGCGCTGCACCTTGTCGAATTGGGCGCCGCTGGCGACACTCCCCAGCTTGCTGTCGTCACTGGCAGGATCGCCGACAGTCAGCGCATGCGCCACTGCTGCCGCAATCTGCGCCGCCTCGTCATGCCGGTGCCGTGGCACCAGCATGCGCGTCGGCGCGACGCAGGTTTGCCCGGAATTCATCATGCAGTTCAGCACGCCGTCCTTGACAGCGGCCGCGAGGTCCGCATCGTCAAGGATAACGAAGGGCGACTTTCCGCCCAGCTCCAGCAGCACGCGCTTGACCGACGGCGCCGCGGCGGCGGCCACGTCCACGCCGGCGCGGGTCGAGCCGGTCAGCGAGATCACGTCGACATCCGGGTGGCGCGCCAGCGCCGCACCCACCACCGGCCCGGTGCCATAGACCATGTTGAAGACGCCGGACGGCACGCCCGCCTCATGCAGGATCTGTGCAAAAATATGCGCATCCAGCGCCGCCAGCTCGGACGGCTTGAGCACCACCGTGCAGCCTGCCGCAAGGGCATAGCCCGTCTTGAGGGCAACGGTAACTGCCGGCCAGTTCCAGGGCGTGACCAGCGCCGCGACGCCAATCGGTTCGCTCACCACGTCGGTATTGCCCAGCCTGCGTTCGAATTCCATCTGCTGCAGCGCCGCCACCGCCGAGCCGAGCATGGCCAGGCCCAGCGGCGCCTGTCGCGCCTTGCACAGCCACAGCGGCGCGCCGATCTCCTGGTGGATGGCCATGGCAAGTTCGTCAAGCCTCGCCTTGTAACCCTCCATCACGCGCGTGAGCACCGCGATTCTCTCCTCGCGGCTGGTGGCGGACCACGCCGGGAACGCCGCACGCGCGGCGGACACGGCGCGGCTTACGTCCGCCTCCGTGCCCAGCGCCACGCTGCCGATGACCGACTCGGTTGCCGGGTTGACGATATCGGCGGACGTAGCCCCGGGCGCGGGCGCTACCCACTGGCCGCCGATATAGAACTGACCTTGGTTGTGCATGACAGGTCCTTGTCTCCATGGTTGTTGTGCTGGCCGGCCGGGAGCACTTGATGCCGACCGGTGGATCGCCGGCGAGCAGGGGTGAGTCCACCTGCACGCCTGCGCAGACTGCCCGCGATCGCGAATATCGGCCCCCACCCGCTGCAGGGGGGGGAGCCCCATGCAGAAGCAGCCCATCATGCGGCAAACCGGGGCTGACAGACTCGGAAAACCGGAGACAACATCACATGTTGAATCACTCGCCTGTGCGTTGGGGCTTTGCGCCATCGGCGCGGAACAGGCACGGGCGAACCTCGGCAAGCCGTACTCCATGCACAGCGCCTGGTCAGGCTTGCCAGCGCTCAGGACCACTGATGTCCGCCGGTAGCCTCATATCCGGTTCCCCTCATGCACTGACTTCCTTCTCTATGTCTACCTACCCCACAACCGGCGACATCCGCGTCGCCCTGGACCAATATGTCGCGACGGTCGAGTTCGCGCGGCCTCCGCACAACCACTTCAACGAGGCATTGATCAGCGGCCTGGCCGATGTGCTGGAAGCGCTCGACCAGGACGATAGCTGCCGCGCTGTCGTGCTTGCCGCCGAAGGCAAGGTGTTCTGTGCGGGCGCTGATTTCTCCGCGGCGGAACATAACAACGGCCAGCCGGTTAGCGCCGGTCTGCTGTACAAGAAGGGGCTGCGCATGTTCCGCACCCGCAAGCCCGTGGTGGCAGCCGTGCACGGTGCCGCGGTGGGCGGCGGGCTGGGGCTCGCGCTGGCCGCCGACTTCCGCGTGACCTGCGATGAAGCGCGCTTCAGCGCCAACTTTGCCCGCCTAGGTACCCACCCCGGCTTCGCGCTGACCGCAACCTTGCCGCGCCTGGTGGGCACCCAGCAAGCGGCGCTGCTGTTCTACACTGGACGACGCATCAGCGGCACCGAAGCCGTGCGCCTGGGTCTTGCCGATATGCTGGTGCCGCAGGCGGAAGTACGCAGCGCGGCCTGGCAACTCGCCGCGGAGATTGCAGCGTCGGCGCCGCAGTCGGTCATGTCGGTGCGCGCGACGCTTCGCCGCGGCTTGGCCGAGGCCGCAGAGACCGCCACCGAGCGCGAATTCGTCGAACAGCATTGGCAGTTCATGCTGGAGGACTTCAGCGAAGGCAAGGCGGCCATGGCCGAGCGCCGCGTTCCGCTCTTTCGCGGCCGCTAGCCAGCCGGATCGCCGTTGCCGGATC is part of the Cupriavidus oxalaticus genome and harbors:
- a CDS encoding long-chain-fatty-acid--CoA ligase; its protein translation is MYFTQGLHRAVRQQPDTVAVCCGDERLTFAQFAQRVASLAGALRRLGIHGGERVAMLSLNSVRYLEYDMAVPWAGGVLNPVNIRWSPAEMLYALDDSGTHVLIVDDNFKDVASRLAKEGRTVRHVIYAGAGKAPAGMLDYEALIAANEPVEDAWRHGEDLAGIFYTGGTTGYPKGVMLSHYNLGISGMASLVTGRCAPGTVYLHAMPMFHLGSFSSVNALFMNGGVHVVLPSFTPQGVLEAISRYGVNELMLAPTMIQLLLDWMDANASLSGTLDLSSLRMIGYGASPISQALLRRAQATFRNAKFVQGYGMTELSPAGTFLGDEYHTDAAFASGKMRAAGKPYVCVEIKIVDDDGQELPRGEVGEIVARGGNVMRGYWNKPEATAEAIRNGWLHTGDSGYMDEEGLVYVVDRLKDMIVTGAENVYSAEVENALASHPAVAACAVIGIPNQKWGESVHAVVVLRAGASVAEAALMAHCRERIAGYKCPRSFEFRDTLPLSSVGKVLKTELRKPYWDGQGRNVA
- a CDS encoding CaiB/BaiF CoA transferase family protein, translated to MSGGPLHGVRVLDLTSVLMGPYATQILGDYGADVIKVEPPTGDNVRNIGPSRHAGMAGVFLHANRNKRSVVLDLKQPAGRDALLRLAADVDVLIYNVRPQAMARLGLDYETVRAVNPAILYVGVYGYGQRGPYAARPAYDDLIQGAVGIPTLATLAGSDVPRYAPSAMADRIVGISAVGAVAAALFHRERTGEGQSIEIPMFETMAQFVLGDHMYGHTFDPPQGPAGYARLLNEYRRPYRTLDGYLCVMVYNDKQWRTFFELIGQPEVMESDPRFNSIASRTENIRDLYRMLAEVIATRTTAQWQALLEAADIPVMPLHTIESLMDDPHLRAVGFLDTVEHPSEGRMRSMAVPSSWSATQPGIARHAPRLGQHSAEVLREAGYSNSQIEALCAQGVTRLDD
- a CDS encoding acyl-CoA dehydrogenase family protein → MTSNLSSLSLSAIPPADEALRQPVRDFVQAELVGTAPDLRARSWLGFSAEFSRALGAQGLIGLTMPREHGGAGRSAFARFVMIEEMLAAGAPVAGHWVADRQTAPLILHYGTPAQREFFLPRIIAGEMIIAIGLSEPDTGSDLASVRTRAVRTETGWRINGRKIWTSNAHRAHYTCALVRTSGTPDDRHKGLSQLLIDMSLPGVSVRPIPDIAGDSHFCEVLFEDVDVPADALLGEEGSGWRQVTSELAFERSGPERIYSSLVLVETWLAELRQLGEVPLAVQAIAGRMAGRMAVLRAMSIAVAACLEAGENPEQEASLVKDLGTEFEQAVQDWIAQALELTPGHEASDALLRTLAYVSLISPTYSIRGGTRHIMRSIIARGIGLR
- a CDS encoding acyl-CoA dehydrogenase family protein; translated protein: MTDSILDGFQRALQDVCTDERLRRTEAGEGAAQLWAEIDALGYTDALASEAHGGFGLPLASFYPLAFAAGHAGLGLPFAETAMARALLAEAGHAAGPGCIAIAVATVKGEGLVCRDTPGAALCSHVLASLDGNWLLLPTAAARTTPGFYRPQASATLLWENAAEAEASFAVGDADAETLCNALHAAGMAGAMARVSELSALYANDRVQFGRPIGKFQAVQQDLSVLAEQAASADIGARIGCASATYRPAPLLAAAAKLRACEAAEKVTALAHAVHGAIGITEEHILGCFTRRLHEWRMAPGTAGRCAAVLGQALLAEHGLSMLDFVRLRLAPGADALAAAA
- a CDS encoding CaiB/BaiF CoA transferase family protein, with amino-acid sequence MGPLSGVKIVELAGIGPGPMAAMLLADMGAEVLRIDRVEPADLGVKKPLKYNLLARNRKAIALDLKDPASVRLVLDLVAGADALLEGFRPGVTERLGLGPDACLARNPKLVYGRITGWGQTGPLAHAAGHDVNYISLSGALHAIGGNGQPPAIPLALLGDMSGGAYMALGVVAAILEARGSGQGQVVDAAISDSTAHLATSFYALVQGGQWKLERGTNVLDTGAPWYNCYECADGGWISVGPIEARFYAQLLKRLEIDPATLGAQYDTASWSQSREVLERVFRSKTRDAWCALLEGTDVCFAPVLTFTEAPEHAHMKARGTFVEVDGIVQPAPAPRFSRTRSATPTGPQEPVTKGLARVLAGWLPAEALKSLP
- a CDS encoding aldehyde dehydrogenase family protein — protein: MHNQGQFYIGGQWVAPAPGATSADIVNPATESVIGSVALGTEADVSRAVSAARAAFPAWSATSREERIAVLTRVMEGYKARLDELAMAIHQEIGAPLWLCKARQAPLGLAMLGSAVAALQQMEFERRLGNTDVVSEPIGVAALVTPWNWPAVTVALKTGYALAAGCTVVLKPSELAALDAHIFAQILHEAGVPSGVFNMVYGTGPVVGAALARHPDVDVISLTGSTRAGVDVAAAAAPSVKRVLLELGGKSPFVILDDADLAAAVKDGVLNCMMNSGQTCVAPTRMLVPRHRHDEAAQIAAAVAHALTVGDPASDDSKLGSVASGAQFDKVQRMIGIGIEEGARLVAGGTGRPDGLDKGFFVRPTVFADVGNDATIAREEIFGPVLAIMPYDTEEEAVAIANDTEYGLAAYVWSGDAAHARRVAQRLRAGTVRINGASADLGAPFGGYKRSGNGRECGVYGLAEYMEHKAIAC
- a CDS encoding enoyl-CoA hydratase/isomerase family protein, yielding MSTYPTTGDIRVALDQYVATVEFARPPHNHFNEALISGLADVLEALDQDDSCRAVVLAAEGKVFCAGADFSAAEHNNGQPVSAGLLYKKGLRMFRTRKPVVAAVHGAAVGGGLGLALAADFRVTCDEARFSANFARLGTHPGFALTATLPRLVGTQQAALLFYTGRRISGTEAVRLGLADMLVPQAEVRSAAWQLAAEIAASAPQSVMSVRATLRRGLAEAAETATEREFVEQHWQFMLEDFSEGKAAMAERRVPLFRGR